The Delphinus delphis chromosome 2, mDelDel1.2, whole genome shotgun sequence genome contains a region encoding:
- the ZBTB25 gene encoding zinc finger and BTB domain-containing protein 25 isoform X3 — protein MDTASHSLVLLQQLNMQREFGFLCDCTVAIGDVYFKAHRAVLAAFSNYFKMIFIHQTSECIKIQPTDIQPDIFSYLLHIMYTGKGPKQIVDHSRLEEGIRFLHADYLSHIATEMNQVFSPETVQSSNLYGIQISTTQKTAVKQGLEVKEAPSNNNGNRAAVQGDHPQLQLSLAIGLDDGTADQQRAHPAAQALEEHQKPPVSIKQERCDPESVISQSHPSPSSEVTGPSSTESGIKTHLCHYCGERFDSRSNLRQHLHTHVSGSLPFGVPASILESNDLGEVHPLNESSEALECRRLSSFIVKDNEQQPDRSHRGATEPLQISQVSLISKDTEPVELNCNFSFSRKRKISCTICGHKFLRKSQLLEHMYTHKAVSAKCCLPSVEVRKKHQPDIEYREENP, from the exons ATGGACACAGCTAGCCATAGCCTTGTCCTTCTGCAGCAGCTGAACATGCAGCGAGAATTTGGTTTTCTGTGTGATTGCACAGTTGCTATTGGAGATGTCTACTTCAAAGCCCACAGAGCAGTGCTTGCTGCTTTTTCTAACTATTTCAAGATGATATTTATTCACCAAACAAG tgaATGCATAAAAATACAACCAACTGACATCCAACCTGACATATTCAGCTATTTGTTGCACATTATGTACACGGGGAAAGGGCCAAAACAGATTGTGGATCATAGTCGTTTGGAGGAAGGGATTCGATTTCTTCACGCCGACTACCTTTCTCACATTGCGACTGAAATGAATCAAGTGTTCTCACCAGAGACTGTGCAGTCCTCAAATTTATATGGCATTCAGATCTCAACGACCCAAAAAACAGCTGTCAAACAAGGGCTGGAGGTCAAGGAAGCTCCTTCCAATAACAATGGAAATAGAGCTGCTGTCCAGGGTGACCACCCCCAGTTGCAGCTCTCTCTTGCTATTGGGCTGGATGATGGCACTGCAGACCAGCAGAGGGCCCATCCTGCTGCCCAGGCCTTGGAGGAGCACCAGAAGCCCCCCGTGTCCATCAAGCAGGAGAGATGTGACCCAGAATCTGTGATTTCCCAGAGCCATCCCTCACCCTCTTCAGAGGTGACAGGCCCTTCTTCCACTGAAAGCGGTATCAAAACACACCTATGCCATTACTGTGGGGAACGTTTTGATTCCCGTAGTAATCTAAGACAGCATCTCCATACCCACGTGTCTGGATCCCTCCCATTTGGTGTCCCTGCTTCCATTCTGGAAAGTAACGACCTTGGTGAAGTGCATCCACTTAATGAAAGTAGCGAGGCTCTTGAATGCCGCAGGCTTAGCTCCTTCATTGTCAAGGATAATGAGCAGCAGCCTGACCGCTCACACCGGGGTGCCACAGAGCCTTTGCAGATCAGTCAAGTGTCTTTGATCTCCAAAGACACTGAGCCAGTAGAATTaaactgtaatttttctttttcaaggaaaagaaaaatcagctgtACTATCTGTGGTCATAAATTTCTCCGAAAGAGCCAATTACTGgagcacatgtatacacacaaag CAGTGTCTGCCAAATGTTGTCTTCCTAGTGTTGAG GTCAGAAAAAAACACCAGCCAGATATTGAGTATAGAGAAGAAAACCCATGA
- the ZBTB25 gene encoding zinc finger and BTB domain-containing protein 25 isoform X2 — protein MDTASHSLVLLQQLNMQREFGFLCDCTVAIGDVYFKAHRAVLAAFSNYFKMIFIHQTSECIKIQPTDIQPDIFSYLLHIMYTGKGPKQIVDHSRLEEGIRFLHADYLSHIATEMNQVFSPETVQSSNLYGIQISTTQKTAVKQGLEVKEAPSNNNGNRAAVQGDHPQLQLSLAIGLDDGTADQQRAHPAAQALEEHQKPPVSIKQERCDPESVISQSHPSPSSEVTGPSSTESGIKTHLCHYCGERFDSRSNLRQHLHTHVSGSLPFGVPASILESNDLGEVHPLNESSEALECRRLSSFIVKDNEQQPDRSHRGATEPLQISQVSLISKDTEPVELNCNFSFSRKRKISCTICGHKFLRKSQLLEHMYTHKAVSAKCCLPSVEGEDNVLKKLPDKPTSLVKSSSKRN, from the exons ATGGACACAGCTAGCCATAGCCTTGTCCTTCTGCAGCAGCTGAACATGCAGCGAGAATTTGGTTTTCTGTGTGATTGCACAGTTGCTATTGGAGATGTCTACTTCAAAGCCCACAGAGCAGTGCTTGCTGCTTTTTCTAACTATTTCAAGATGATATTTATTCACCAAACAAG tgaATGCATAAAAATACAACCAACTGACATCCAACCTGACATATTCAGCTATTTGTTGCACATTATGTACACGGGGAAAGGGCCAAAACAGATTGTGGATCATAGTCGTTTGGAGGAAGGGATTCGATTTCTTCACGCCGACTACCTTTCTCACATTGCGACTGAAATGAATCAAGTGTTCTCACCAGAGACTGTGCAGTCCTCAAATTTATATGGCATTCAGATCTCAACGACCCAAAAAACAGCTGTCAAACAAGGGCTGGAGGTCAAGGAAGCTCCTTCCAATAACAATGGAAATAGAGCTGCTGTCCAGGGTGACCACCCCCAGTTGCAGCTCTCTCTTGCTATTGGGCTGGATGATGGCACTGCAGACCAGCAGAGGGCCCATCCTGCTGCCCAGGCCTTGGAGGAGCACCAGAAGCCCCCCGTGTCCATCAAGCAGGAGAGATGTGACCCAGAATCTGTGATTTCCCAGAGCCATCCCTCACCCTCTTCAGAGGTGACAGGCCCTTCTTCCACTGAAAGCGGTATCAAAACACACCTATGCCATTACTGTGGGGAACGTTTTGATTCCCGTAGTAATCTAAGACAGCATCTCCATACCCACGTGTCTGGATCCCTCCCATTTGGTGTCCCTGCTTCCATTCTGGAAAGTAACGACCTTGGTGAAGTGCATCCACTTAATGAAAGTAGCGAGGCTCTTGAATGCCGCAGGCTTAGCTCCTTCATTGTCAAGGATAATGAGCAGCAGCCTGACCGCTCACACCGGGGTGCCACAGAGCCTTTGCAGATCAGTCAAGTGTCTTTGATCTCCAAAGACACTGAGCCAGTAGAATTaaactgtaatttttctttttcaaggaaaagaaaaatcagctgtACTATCTGTGGTCATAAATTTCTCCGAAAGAGCCAATTACTGgagcacatgtatacacacaaag CAGTGTCTGCCAAATGTTGTCTTCCTAGTGTTGAG GGGGAAGATAATGTGCTGAAGAAGTTACCTGATAAACCAACCAGCCTTGTAAAATCGAGTTCAAAGAGAAACTGA
- the AKAP5 gene encoding A-kinase anchor protein 5 produces the protein MEITVPEIQVESKDEKRSAEVSPQNERQEEKASTLCFKRRKKAAKAMKPKAGSEAADAARKRPPEAGASYQPEPPGGAWASIKRLVTRSKRSDSSKQPKPFEAKVQPEINAEDDNSKKKAKSRLKIPCIKFSKGEKRSNHSKITEDSDCSIKVQRQAGSLDTKTLTQSDDQAAKTKSKQDVREDVSQKGSDEVCESNVNNSITSPGEKVISVELELDTGHSAIQTGTLILEKDIETLEEKQSIQPQQASPLETSDTEHQLPVVSDVPPSPAVPDQQILEEARNSILESGPDWKDRESKETVAEESKPKDTELSQESDFQVNEITAEKPKPEESKRMEPIAIIITDTEISEFDVKKSKNVPKQFLISIENEQVGVFANDSGFESRTSEQYETLLIETASSLVKNAIQLSIEQLVNEMASDDNAKSNLLQ, from the coding sequence ATGGAGATCACAGTTCCTGAAATACAAGTAGAAAGCAAGGATGAGAAGAGATCAGCAGAGGTTAGTCCTCAGAatgagaggcaggaggaaaaagCATCGACGCTTTGCttcaagagaagaaagaaagcagcCAAAGCAATGAAGCCCAAAGCTGGCTCTGAAGCTGCTGATGCAGCAAGGAAGCGTCCCCCAGAAGCAGGAGCTTCTTATCAGCCAGAGCCCCCCGGGGGGGCCTGGGCTTCCATCAAACGCCTTGTAACACGCAGCAAAAGGTCAGATTCTTCAAAGCAGCCAAAGCCCTTTGAGGCCAAAGTGCAACCTGAAATCAATGCTGAGGATGATAATtctaaaaaaaaggcaaaatccaGACTCAAGATTCCCTGTATAAAATTCTcaaaaggggagaaaagaagTAATCATTCCAAAATTACAGAAGACTCAGACTGCAGTATCAAAGTCCAACGACAGGCTGGAAGTTTGGATACAAAAACTCTGACCCAATCAGATGACCAGGCAGCAAAGACCAAGTCGAAGCAGGATGTAAGGGAAGATGTCTCACAGAAAGGGAGTGATGAGGTCTGTGAATCAAATGTGAACAACAGCATAACTTCTCCTGGAGAGAAAGTGATTTCAGTAGAACTTGAGTTAGATACAGGGCATTCTGCTATTCAAACAGGAACTCTAATCCTTGAAAAAGATATTGAAACGCTTGAGGAAAAACAAAGCATTCAACCTCAGCAAGCAAGCCCACTGGAAACTTCAGACACAGAACACCAGCTCCCAGTGGTTTCTGATGTTCCTCCCTCACCTGCAGTCCCAGATCAACAAATTCTGGAAGAAGCCAGAAACAGTATCCTAGAAAGTGGACCAGACTGGAAAGACCGTGAAAGTAAAGAGACTGTTGCTGAGGAGAGCAAGCCGAAAGATACTGAACTGAGCCAGGAATCAGATTTCCAAGTAAATGAAATCACTGCAGAAAAACCCAAAccagaagaaagcaaaagaatggAGCCAATTGCTATTATTATCACAGACACTGAAATCAGTGAATTTGATGTTAAGAAATCTAAAAATGTCCCTAAGCAATTCTTAATTTCAATCGAAAATGAGCAAGTGGGGGTTTTTGCTAATGATAGTGGTTTTGAGAGTAGAACTTCAGAACAATATGAAACACTCTTAATAGAAACAGCTTCTTCTCTTGTCAAGAATGCTATCCAGTTATCTATAGAACAGCTGGTTAATGAAATGGCCTCTGATGATAATGCAAAAAGCAATCTTCTACAGTGA
- the ZBTB25 gene encoding zinc finger and BTB domain-containing protein 25 isoform X1, with the protein MDTASHSLVLLQQLNMQREFGFLCDCTVAIGDVYFKAHRAVLAAFSNYFKMIFIHQTSECIKIQPTDIQPDIFSYLLHIMYTGKGPKQIVDHSRLEEGIRFLHADYLSHIATEMNQVFSPETVQSSNLYGIQISTTQKTAVKQGLEVKEAPSNNNGNRAAVQGDHPQLQLSLAIGLDDGTADQQRAHPAAQALEEHQKPPVSIKQERCDPESVISQSHPSPSSEVTGPSSTESGIKTHLCHYCGERFDSRSNLRQHLHTHVSGSLPFGVPASILESNDLGEVHPLNESSEALECRRLSSFIVKDNEQQPDRSHRGATEPLQISQVSLISKDTEPVELNCNFSFSRKRKISCTICGHKFLRKSQLLEHMYTHKGKSYRYNRCQRFGSTLAQRFQPYCDSWSDIPLKSSRLSQEQLDSSCALESELTQENVDTILVE; encoded by the exons ATGGACACAGCTAGCCATAGCCTTGTCCTTCTGCAGCAGCTGAACATGCAGCGAGAATTTGGTTTTCTGTGTGATTGCACAGTTGCTATTGGAGATGTCTACTTCAAAGCCCACAGAGCAGTGCTTGCTGCTTTTTCTAACTATTTCAAGATGATATTTATTCACCAAACAAG tgaATGCATAAAAATACAACCAACTGACATCCAACCTGACATATTCAGCTATTTGTTGCACATTATGTACACGGGGAAAGGGCCAAAACAGATTGTGGATCATAGTCGTTTGGAGGAAGGGATTCGATTTCTTCACGCCGACTACCTTTCTCACATTGCGACTGAAATGAATCAAGTGTTCTCACCAGAGACTGTGCAGTCCTCAAATTTATATGGCATTCAGATCTCAACGACCCAAAAAACAGCTGTCAAACAAGGGCTGGAGGTCAAGGAAGCTCCTTCCAATAACAATGGAAATAGAGCTGCTGTCCAGGGTGACCACCCCCAGTTGCAGCTCTCTCTTGCTATTGGGCTGGATGATGGCACTGCAGACCAGCAGAGGGCCCATCCTGCTGCCCAGGCCTTGGAGGAGCACCAGAAGCCCCCCGTGTCCATCAAGCAGGAGAGATGTGACCCAGAATCTGTGATTTCCCAGAGCCATCCCTCACCCTCTTCAGAGGTGACAGGCCCTTCTTCCACTGAAAGCGGTATCAAAACACACCTATGCCATTACTGTGGGGAACGTTTTGATTCCCGTAGTAATCTAAGACAGCATCTCCATACCCACGTGTCTGGATCCCTCCCATTTGGTGTCCCTGCTTCCATTCTGGAAAGTAACGACCTTGGTGAAGTGCATCCACTTAATGAAAGTAGCGAGGCTCTTGAATGCCGCAGGCTTAGCTCCTTCATTGTCAAGGATAATGAGCAGCAGCCTGACCGCTCACACCGGGGTGCCACAGAGCCTTTGCAGATCAGTCAAGTGTCTTTGATCTCCAAAGACACTGAGCCAGTAGAATTaaactgtaatttttctttttcaaggaaaagaaaaatcagctgtACTATCTGTGGTCATAAATTTCTCCGAAAGAGCCAATTACTGgagcacatgtatacacacaaagGTAAATCTTACAGATATAACCGATGCCAAAGGTTTGGTAGTACATTAGCCCAGAGATTTCAGCCATATTGTGACAGCTGGTCTGACATCCCCCTGAAAAGTTCTCGCTTGTCGCAAGAACAGTTAGACTCATCTTGTGCCTTAGAGTCAGAACTCACACAAGAAAATGTGGATACTATCCTGGTTGAGTAG